A portion of the Micromonospora tarapacensis genome contains these proteins:
- a CDS encoding lipopolysaccharide biosynthesis protein — MRASDSKFERHQQVDAASLGSAQAVGTVAQTVPPAPAGPRRGRQLLSWITTAALSRAVSALVPLALIPVTLSYLGAELYGLWTAVIAVTAMMAFADLGIGLGLMTRLAPLRVNDDVDAARRYISSAYAVVSAAALFLCGLLWLLAGAIPWALVFNVPEPTARDGQMVALVCLTAALLNIPLYLVYRIQYAHHQVVASNVWQAVASVASLLLALGAVLAGLPPIAVIAAVAVCPPLVNVVNTVWTFGWRLPQLTPRLRYVEQRRVRDLLHLGGMFFLTTLVMTLADNADPLIIAQVLGLASVTAYAVPAKLLTQLGPLVMLVNQPLWPMYGEALARGDVTWIRRTVRRMTVISVLIALLPATFLVLLGDRLFAAWLPVPVGSRALLLGLACWWITIAAISPRFIVQNAAGVLRPQLLGYSLYLPLSVLGKLYAVHRFGISATPYVGVITYAATVAPAAVYGYRRVLAAQAVAAGGGGLGRPRLRDSHVR, encoded by the coding sequence ATGCGGGCCTCCGATAGCAAGTTCGAGCGGCACCAGCAGGTTGACGCGGCGTCGCTCGGTTCCGCGCAGGCCGTTGGGACCGTTGCCCAAACCGTGCCGCCGGCCCCCGCCGGCCCTCGCCGCGGTCGTCAACTGCTGTCCTGGATAACCACCGCCGCGTTGAGCCGGGCGGTCAGCGCACTCGTACCGCTCGCCCTCATCCCCGTGACATTGTCGTACCTCGGCGCCGAACTGTACGGGTTGTGGACCGCGGTCATCGCGGTGACCGCCATGATGGCGTTCGCTGACCTGGGCATCGGCCTGGGGCTGATGACCAGGCTCGCGCCACTCAGGGTCAACGACGACGTGGATGCCGCCCGGCGGTACATCTCCAGCGCCTACGCGGTCGTCTCAGCCGCAGCGCTCTTCCTGTGCGGGCTGCTCTGGCTCCTCGCGGGCGCCATCCCGTGGGCGCTGGTGTTCAACGTCCCCGAGCCGACAGCACGGGATGGGCAGATGGTCGCGTTGGTCTGCCTGACCGCCGCCCTGCTGAACATTCCGCTGTACCTGGTCTACCGCATCCAGTACGCACACCACCAGGTGGTCGCCAGTAACGTCTGGCAGGCCGTCGCGAGCGTAGCCTCGCTGCTACTCGCACTCGGCGCGGTGCTCGCCGGCCTGCCACCCATCGCCGTCATCGCCGCCGTCGCCGTCTGTCCGCCCCTGGTGAACGTGGTCAACACGGTGTGGACATTCGGCTGGCGGCTGCCACAGCTGACGCCCCGACTGCGATATGTCGAGCAGCGGAGAGTACGCGATCTGCTTCACCTCGGTGGCATGTTCTTCCTCACGACGCTGGTAATGACTCTGGCAGACAACGCCGACCCGTTGATCATCGCACAGGTGCTTGGCTTGGCCAGCGTGACCGCGTACGCGGTGCCGGCGAAGCTGCTCACTCAACTCGGCCCGTTGGTGATGCTGGTGAATCAGCCACTTTGGCCGATGTACGGCGAAGCGCTGGCGCGCGGAGACGTTACCTGGATACGCAGAACTGTGCGGCGCATGACGGTCATCTCCGTGCTTATCGCCCTGCTGCCGGCGACGTTCTTGGTGCTGTTGGGGGACCGCCTCTTCGCGGCCTGGCTACCGGTCCCGGTGGGTAGCCGCGCGCTGCTGCTGGGGCTGGCCTGCTGGTGGATCACGATAGCGGCGATCTCTCCACGGTTCATCGTGCAGAACGCCGCCGGAGTCCTCCGTCCACAACTCTTGGGCTATTCGCTGTATCTCCCGCTCTCCGTGCTGGGCAAGCTGTACGCCGTGCATCGGTTCGGGATATCCGCGACGCCCTACGTTGGCGTGATCACCTACGCGGCGACCGTAGCTCCTGCGGCAGTTTACGGCTATCGGCGGGTGCTGGCAGCGCAGGCGGTCGCGGCCGGTGGCGGCGGCCTTGGCCGTCCGCGGCTCCGGGACTCTCACGTCCGGTAG